A portion of the Candidatus Margulisiibacteriota bacterium genome contains these proteins:
- a CDS encoding carboxymuconolactone decarboxylase family protein: protein MLSEKPWYVKDSKIGDALENLKAVSNEDSALDTKTKELLKFAVASVFRCEHCTHSHLKKALAAGASRQEITETLLIVSTQAAATQMNWNKEVFEKYLGER from the coding sequence ATGCTAAGTGAAAAACCCTGGTATGTTAAAGATTCAAAAATTGGCGACGCTCTGGAAAATTTAAAAGCAGTTAGCAATGAAGATAGTGCACTGGATACCAAGACCAAGGAACTTCTCAAGTTCGCGGTGGCTTCAGTTTTTCGCTGTGAACATTGTACACACAGCCATCTCAAGAAGGCTCTGGCTGCGGGGGCTTCAAGACAAGAGATAACCGAGACTCTGCTCATAGTTTCCACCCAGGCCGCGGCCACACAAATGAATTGGAACAAAGAGGTTTTCGAGAAATATCTGGGTGAAAGGTAG
- a CDS encoding permease, which translates to MFGAIDRILGHFAGLMSWGATSALKWFFNLARLNPQTLDSVHYTSAINFFFYDTAKIFLMLSIIIFIVSLIRSFFPPERTRKLLGEGKARGFLGNIFAALLGIVTPFCSCSAVPVFIGFVEAGIPLGVTFSFLISSPMVNEVALIMLWGLFGWKIALLYIATGVVSAIFAGIVIGRLKLEKYVEDYVYKIKVGSADIIKLSWEQRINDSLKYVGDILKKIWLYVVLGIAVGAIMHGWAPAGLLTRYAGKDNPFAVIIAILIGIPLYSNAAGVIPIVKELTRLGMQMGTALAFMMAVTALSLPEMIILRKVLKPQLLAVFIGIMTLTIIFIGYVFNMVIH; encoded by the coding sequence GTGTTCGGAGCCATAGACCGGATATTGGGACATTTTGCGGGGTTAATGAGTTGGGGTGCAACTTCTGCTTTGAAATGGTTTTTTAATCTGGCCCGTCTTAATCCTCAAACCCTGGATTCAGTTCACTACACAAGCGCCATAAATTTTTTCTTTTATGATACTGCGAAAATATTTTTGATGCTTTCCATAATAATATTTATAGTATCCCTTATTCGTAGTTTTTTCCCGCCCGAAAGGACCAGGAAACTGCTGGGCGAAGGAAAAGCCAGAGGATTTCTGGGGAATATTTTTGCCGCCTTGCTGGGAATTGTCACTCCCTTTTGTTCCTGTTCGGCTGTGCCAGTATTTATCGGTTTTGTAGAAGCCGGCATTCCGCTGGGGGTTACCTTTTCTTTTCTCATATCCTCACCCATGGTTAATGAAGTGGCTTTAATAATGCTCTGGGGCTTATTCGGCTGGAAGATTGCTTTGTTGTATATTGCTACCGGAGTGGTGAGCGCCATTTTTGCCGGGATTGTCATCGGCAGGCTGAAGCTGGAAAAATATGTGGAAGACTATGTTTATAAAATCAAAGTTGGCAGCGCGGATATCATCAAGCTTTCCTGGGAACAAAGAATTAATGATTCCCTTAAATATGTCGGTGATATTTTAAAAAAAATCTGGCTTTATGTTGTTCTGGGTATAGCTGTTGGCGCGATAATGCATGGTTGGGCGCCTGCGGGACTTCTCACCAGATACGCGGGAAAAGATAATCCTTTCGCCGTTATTATAGCTATTCTGATAGGTATTCCGTTATATTCAAACGCTGCCGGAGTAATTCCCATTGTCAAAGAATTAACCAGACTGGGCATGCAAATGGGTACGGCTCTGGCCTTTATGATGGCTGTAACCGCGCTCAGCCTGCCTGAGATGATTATTTTAAGGAAGGTTCTTAAGCCGCAGCTTCTGGCAGTTTTTATCGGAATAATGACTTTAACTATTATTTTTATCGGGTATGTGTTTAATATGGTAATACATTAA
- a CDS encoding metalloregulator ArsR/SmtB family transcription factor, with product MKTCLKKLKCLGDQTRIRILKVIIEANRELCVCEIVDSLQMPFYTISRHIKELKNAEILEETRDGKYILYSFPAKKDAFLDALLELVAAIPNKHFSTDIKQLKKRLKLCTRGKCIIGISETGASGKRS from the coding sequence ATGAAAACCTGTTTAAAGAAATTAAAGTGCCTTGGCGACCAAACCAGAATCAGGATATTAAAAGTGATTATTGAGGCCAACAGGGAATTGTGTGTTTGTGAAATTGTCGATTCCCTGCAAATGCCTTTTTACACCATATCCCGGCATATAAAAGAGTTAAAGAACGCGGAAATTCTTGAGGAAACAAGGGACGGGAAATATATTTTATACTCCTTTCCCGCTAAAAAAGATGCTTTTCTGGATGCCTTGCTTGAGCTTGTTGCCGCCATACCAAACAAGCATTTTTCAACTGATATTAAGCAGCTGAAAAAAAGGCTGAAACTGTGTACCAGAGGCAAGTGTATTATCGGAATTAGCGAAACCGGAGCATCCGGAAAAAGGAGTTAA